The following proteins are co-located in the Leucoraja erinacea ecotype New England chromosome 4, Leri_hhj_1, whole genome shotgun sequence genome:
- the LOC129695997 gene encoding LOW QUALITY PROTEIN: ankyrin repeat and SOCS box protein 10-like (The sequence of the model RefSeq protein was modified relative to this genomic sequence to represent the inferred CDS: deleted 1 base in 1 codon) — MARRLQSVWPEREGPAPDSGLRARLRPRLCRDLLVQNALYTGDLERLRRLLPWGVDVDLVIEVTGPEHGEWPGREGILGGAPHCGRGCRCGVCTFFPVTARFRTLGQWDDPRMDSVGRRACCELYRCVTAVPAAGIWSLCYRQEFTSPLHICSSRGFQLCVQYLLSCGALPDLCPGGKTALHEACENAQGECVRLLLNGGANPNARSEDGYCPLHLCTAPESLQCAQYLLASGASVNSRTEEREDSALHFAARFGLELHVELYLGAGAGANGVNGSGQTPLHCVCAQPHGRADAERYHRVCRRLLDSGAAVRTLDSEQQSPLHLACSTANHRNVDMLLGRGADTNRMDYGGNAPLHNALQAVNYRLHMEPERTVRALLNHGSIRIWPGAMPKVLKYCSVPPRTIEVLANVYDRLKVTDDWIRAVPPEVLQEHGAFYSSVWALRRQPRSLPASSPAA, encoded by the exons ATGGCCCGGAGGCTGCAGAGCGTGTGGCCGGAGCGAGAGGGGCCGGCGCCGGACAGCGGGCTCCGGGCTAGACTGCGGCCGCGGCTGTGCAGAGACCTGCTGGTCCAGAACGCGTTGTACACTGGGGACCTGGAGCGGCTGCGGCGCCTCCTCCCTTGGGGAGTCGACGTGGACCTGGTCATCGAAGTGACCGGCCCGGAGCACGGTGAGTggccggggagagaggggatactcgggggagcgccgcactgtgggcgTGGCTGcagatgtggagtttgcacgttcttccctgtgaccgctaggttt aggacaCTGGGCCAATGGGACGATCCCAGAATggacagtgtgggccgaagggcctgttgcgagCTGTACCGCTGTGTGACTGCTGTTCCTGCCGCAGGGATCTGGTCGCTGTGTTACCGCCAGGAGTTCACCAGTCCACTGCACATCTGTAGCAGCCGGGGCTTCCAGCTGTGTGTGCAGTACCTGTTGTCGTGCGGGGCTCTGCCCGACCTCTGCCCGGGGGGCAAGACCGCGCTACACGAGGCCTGCGAGAACGCCCAGGGGGAGTGTGTGCGTCTGCTGCTGAACGGTGGCGCCAACCCCAACGCCAGGTCTGAGGATGGGTACTGCCCGCTGCACCTCTGCACCGCGCCGGAGTCACTGCA GTGTGCGCAGTATTTGCTGGCGTCCGGCGCCTCCGTGAACAGCCGGACGGAGGAACGGGAGGACAGCGCTCTGCACTTCGCCGCCCGCTTCGGGCTGGAACTACACGTGGAGCTGTACCTGGGCGCTGGCGCCGGCGCTAACGGGGTGAACGGGAGCGGCCAGACGCCGCTGCACTGTGTGTGTGCTCAGCCGCACGGCCGGGCCGACGCCGAGCGCTACCACCGGGTGTGCCGCCGGCTGCTGGACAGTGGAGCCGCCGTGCGGACCCTCGACAGCGAGCAACAGTCGCCGCTGCACCTCGCCTGTTCCACGGCCAACCACCGCAACGTCGACATGCTGCTCGGCCGCGGCGCCGACACCAACCGCATGGACTACGGTGGCAACGCGCCGCTGCACAATGCGCTGCAGGCCGTCAACTACAGGCTACACATGGAGCCAGAGCGCACCGTCCGCGCACTCCTCAACCACGGCTCCATCCGCATCTGGCCCGGCGCCATGcccaag gtgttGAAATACTGCTCC GTTCCCCCGCGCACCATCGAGGTCCTGGCCAACGTCTACGACCGGCTGAAGGTTACGGATGACTGGATCCGGGCGGTGCCGCCGGAGGTGTTGCAG GAACACGGCGCTTTCTACAGCTCTGTGTGGGCACTCCGCCGGCAGCCGCGGTCCCTGCCAGCATCCTCGCCCGCTGCGTGA
- the gbx1 gene encoding homeobox protein GBX-1: MQRPSGFSIDSLIGSPAPRPGHLLYTGYPMFMPYRPLVLPPAVPPLSPLASFASRLTNSFCSVPPMVALTASLPNFSDASEAFYTAQELPVARSPPEPGARRAHTGDAENKSEPLYGDALQTLSGDGRGCSSDEEKADAKSPEHGSSEREESSADSEPECLSEPGGRARKAAAAAAAAAAAATAATATTGGAEALGPGGKSRRRRTAFTSEQLLELEKEFHCKKYLSLTERSQIAHALKLSEVQVKIWFQNRRAKWKRIKAGNASNRSGEPVRNPKIVVPIPVHVNRFAVRSHQQQLESGARP; the protein is encoded by the exons ATGCAGCGGCCGAGCGGCTTCTCCATCGACTCGCTGATCGGTTCGCCGGCGCCGCGCCCCGGGCACCTGCTGTACACCGGCTACCCCATGTTCATGCCCTACCGGCCGCTGGTGCTGCCGCCCGCCGTGCCGCCCCTCAGCCCGCTCGCATCGTTCGCCAGCCGCCTCACCAACTCCTTCTGCTCCGTGCCGCCCATGGTGGCTCTCACCGCCTCCCTGCCCAACTTCAGCGACGCGTCCGAAGCCTTCTACACGGCGCAGGAGCTGCCGGTGGCGAGGAGCCCGCCCGAGCCCGGAGCCCGCAGAGCGCACACCGGCGACGCCGAGAACAAGTCGGAGCCGCTGTACGGAGACGCCCTGCAAACTCTGTCCG GCGACGGCCGGGGCTGTAGTTCGGACGAGGAGAAAGCGGACGCGAAGTCTCCAGAGCACGGGAGCAGCGAGAGGGAGGAGAGCTCGGCGGACAGCGAGCCCGAGTGCCTGTCGGAGCCGGGTGGACGGGCGCgcaaggcggcggcggcggcagcagcagcagcagcagcggctacAGCGGCGACGGCTACAACTGGGGGAGCGGAGGCGCTGGGCCCGGGAGGGAAGAGCCGGCGGCGGCGGACAGCGTTCACCAGCGAGCAGCTGTTGGAGTTAGAGAAGGAGTTTCACTGCAAGAAGTACCTGTCGCTGACGGAGCGCTCACAGATCGCCCACGCACTCAAGCTCAGCGAGGTCCAAGTCAAGATTTGGTTCCAGAACCGGCGCGCTAAGTGGAAGCGGATCAAAGCGGGCAACGCCAGCAACCGCTCCGGGGAGCCGGTGCGAAATCCCAAGATTGTGGTCCCCATCCCCGTGCACGTCAATCGCTTCGCCGTCAGGAGTCACCAACAGCAGCTGGAGTCCGGAGCCCGGCCGTGA